A genomic segment from Parolsenella catena encodes:
- the tatC gene encoding twin-arginine translocase subunit TatC — MPVGPARMPLLDHLSELRRRLTIIVMCVLVTTLVIYMASPALIQILIDPIRQFMPDGGKLYVTTALGGFTLRFKVSAFFAVIVCCPIIIFQVLGFFMPALKPSEQRWVAPTVAALVFLFFFGMLFCYFIILQATFGWMLEQTSDFAAVFANAEDYINIITLLELGFGAAFELPLIIFYLLVFHLVPYKTMREQWRFIYVGMLAASAVVTPDASPITMFLMFAAVIVLYEASLFVARRVLIARDGKESLKWTRDEYQEHKFNEE, encoded by the coding sequence ATGCCCGTCGGACCCGCAAGAATGCCGCTGCTCGATCACCTGAGCGAGCTGAGGCGTCGCCTCACCATCATCGTCATGTGCGTCCTCGTGACGACGCTCGTCATCTACATGGCGTCGCCGGCGCTCATCCAGATCCTCATCGACCCGATCCGCCAGTTCATGCCTGACGGCGGCAAGCTCTACGTTACCACGGCGCTCGGCGGCTTCACGCTGCGCTTCAAGGTCTCGGCGTTCTTTGCCGTCATCGTGTGCTGTCCCATCATCATCTTCCAGGTGCTGGGCTTCTTCATGCCGGCGCTCAAGCCAAGCGAGCAGAGGTGGGTGGCGCCCACGGTGGCCGCCCTCGTGTTCCTGTTCTTCTTTGGCATGCTGTTCTGCTACTTCATCATCCTACAGGCCACGTTTGGCTGGATGCTCGAGCAGACCTCCGACTTCGCGGCCGTGTTTGCCAACGCCGAGGACTACATCAACATCATCACGCTGCTCGAGCTGGGCTTTGGCGCCGCGTTCGAGCTGCCGCTCATCATCTTCTACCTGCTCGTGTTCCACCTCGTGCCCTACAAGACGATGCGCGAGCAGTGGCGCTTCATCTACGTGGGCATGCTCGCCGCGAGCGCCGTCGTGACGCCCGACGCGAGTCCCATCACGATGTTCCTCATGTTCGCCGCAGTCATCGTCCTGTATGAGGCCTCCCTGTTCGTCGCTCGCCGCGTGCTCATCGCCCGAGACGGCAAGGAGTCGCTCAAGTGGACGCGCGACGAGTACCAGGAGCACAAGTTCAACGAGGAATAA
- a CDS encoding HAD-IIB family hydrolase encodes MFEVSPQPADLGRVRLAVTDLDGSLLLDDSTLPEGVEQRIAALEGLGAEFAVASGRPLYTLHDNFGALLDELMVVADNGGLVVDHGKVIFKADMPVEDYRRMARITSEMGDYGFICGLDGCYVDAKAKPYEDFIRTFYTKCEFVDDLTQVDVPANKFTVMFPNNDALDQIGAYRDRIGGNFQYCCGGVMWVDIVPEGVSKGAALRRVSDITGIDTADMAAFGDAPNDADMLETVGFGYMMANAVPEMRAHADYVAPSNEERGVLAVIDQIVAARRAMLHA; translated from the coding sequence ATGTTTGAGGTGAGCCCGCAACCGGCAGACCTCGGTCGCGTGCGGCTTGCCGTGACCGACCTCGACGGCTCGCTGCTGCTCGATGACAGCACGCTTCCCGAGGGTGTGGAGCAAAGGATCGCTGCGCTCGAGGGTCTTGGCGCGGAGTTTGCCGTTGCGAGCGGCAGGCCGCTGTACACGCTGCACGACAACTTTGGCGCCCTGCTCGACGAGCTCATGGTCGTCGCCGACAACGGCGGCCTCGTCGTGGACCACGGCAAGGTCATCTTCAAGGCCGACATGCCGGTCGAGGACTACCGCCGCATGGCGCGCATAACGTCCGAGATGGGCGACTACGGCTTCATCTGCGGACTCGATGGCTGCTACGTGGACGCGAAGGCCAAGCCCTACGAGGACTTCATCAGGACGTTCTACACAAAGTGCGAGTTCGTCGATGACCTCACGCAGGTTGACGTGCCCGCCAACAAGTTCACGGTGATGTTTCCCAACAACGACGCCCTCGACCAGATCGGCGCATACCGCGATCGCATCGGCGGCAACTTCCAGTACTGCTGCGGCGGCGTCATGTGGGTCGACATCGTGCCCGAGGGCGTGAGCAAGGGTGCCGCCCTTCGGCGTGTCTCGGACATCACGGGCATCGACACGGCTGACATGGCCGCCTTCGGCGATGCCCCCAACGATGCCGACATGCTCGAGACCGTGGGCTTTGGCTACATGATGGCCAACGCCGTCCCTGAGATGCGCGCCCATGCGGACTACGTTGCGCCCAGCAACGAGGAGCGCGGCGTCCTTGCGGTCATCGACCAGATCGTCGCCGCCAGGAGGGCGATGCTTCATGCCTAG
- a CDS encoding DNA topoisomerase I: MKLVITEKNDAAEKIAALLSEAGKPKKDKVYDTPVYRFTREGEEWVTIGLRGHILAPDFPTELKFTDKQGWFAISSEGEVLPADVPDGLPRPPFKKKKPFLEDGVDIKGWKVPSLPYLVWAPVEKLPAEKGIIRSLKNLAKKADSVVIGTDFDREGELIGSDALAQVLEVNPDVPVSRARYSAYTRGEIEHAFANLVELDQNLADAGESRQYIDLIWGAALTRYLTMARFGGFGNVRSAGRVQTPTLALVVERERERMAFVPQDYWVIGGRACEQGADDDASFKISHAKGRFSVEEEANAAYSHVENATSGTVTAVTKRSRTQRPPAPFNTTSLQAAAAAEGLSPARTMRLAESLYMDGLISYPRVDNTVYPPSLDLRATAKMLAGVPQYAPYVAKLTAEPELHATRGKQFDTDHPPIYPTGVGDPSKLQPAEWKLYNLIARRFLATLSDPATIEGTKLAIDVAGEPFVASGDVLKVPGFRAIYPFGLKRDEQLPALAEGDVVDVRDLSLDAKQTEPPARYSQGKLIQEMEKRGLGTKSTRASIIERLYTVKYLKNDPVEPSQLGMAIIDALHTYAPRITTPDMTSELEQDMTKVAEGTDTQDQVVHHSRALLAGMLDALIEHKDDLGEAIADAVTADARVGTCPKCGRDLVVKSSAKTRGSFVGCMGWPDCDVTYPLPSGVRYEAIEGEAGVCPECGAPRIKCKPFRAKAYEICVNPKCPTNYEPDLKVGECKVCAEAGRHGDLIAHKSERSGKRFIRCTNYDECGVSYPLPARGKLTATDETCPECGAPMIIVETARGPWKKCVNMDCPTNERKTPARGRAAAGKASGAKKAATKKATAKKSAAKKTTAKRSSSKKNSSEAGE, from the coding sequence ATGAAGCTCGTCATCACCGAGAAGAACGACGCCGCCGAGAAGATCGCGGCCCTGCTCTCTGAGGCTGGTAAGCCCAAGAAGGACAAGGTCTACGACACCCCCGTCTACCGCTTCACGCGAGAGGGGGAGGAGTGGGTGACCATCGGCCTGCGCGGCCACATCCTGGCACCCGACTTCCCGACGGAACTCAAGTTCACGGACAAGCAGGGATGGTTCGCCATCTCCTCGGAGGGGGAGGTCCTTCCGGCCGACGTGCCGGACGGCCTGCCCCGTCCGCCGTTCAAGAAGAAGAAGCCGTTCCTCGAGGACGGCGTCGACATCAAGGGCTGGAAGGTCCCGAGCCTTCCCTACCTCGTGTGGGCGCCCGTCGAGAAGCTCCCCGCCGAGAAGGGCATCATCCGCTCGCTCAAGAACCTCGCCAAGAAGGCCGACTCCGTCGTTATCGGCACGGACTTCGACCGCGAGGGCGAGCTCATCGGCTCGGACGCCCTGGCTCAGGTGCTCGAGGTGAACCCGGACGTGCCCGTCTCTCGCGCGCGCTACTCCGCCTACACCCGCGGCGAGATCGAGCATGCGTTCGCGAACCTCGTCGAGCTTGACCAGAACCTTGCCGACGCCGGCGAGAGCCGCCAGTACATCGACCTCATCTGGGGCGCGGCGCTGACGCGCTACCTCACGATGGCGCGCTTTGGCGGCTTTGGCAACGTGCGCAGCGCCGGACGCGTGCAGACGCCCACGCTCGCCCTCGTCGTGGAGCGCGAGCGCGAGCGCATGGCGTTCGTGCCGCAGGACTACTGGGTCATTGGCGGCCGAGCCTGCGAGCAGGGCGCCGATGATGACGCCTCGTTCAAGATCTCGCACGCAAAGGGACGCTTCTCGGTCGAGGAGGAGGCCAATGCCGCGTACTCCCACGTGGAGAACGCGACGAGTGGCACCGTGACGGCCGTGACGAAGCGCTCGCGCACGCAGCGTCCGCCCGCGCCGTTCAACACGACGAGCCTGCAGGCCGCCGCGGCCGCCGAGGGCCTCTCGCCCGCGCGCACGATGCGTCTGGCCGAGAGCCTCTACATGGACGGCCTCATCTCCTATCCGCGCGTGGACAACACGGTCTACCCGCCCTCGCTTGACCTGCGCGCCACGGCCAAGATGCTCGCGGGCGTGCCGCAGTACGCGCCCTACGTGGCCAAGCTCACGGCCGAGCCGGAGCTCCACGCAACGCGCGGCAAGCAGTTCGACACGGACCACCCGCCCATCTATCCCACGGGCGTGGGCGACCCCTCAAAGCTCCAGCCCGCCGAGTGGAAACTCTACAACCTCATCGCGCGGCGCTTCCTCGCCACGCTCTCCGACCCCGCGACCATCGAGGGGACGAAGCTCGCCATCGACGTTGCCGGCGAGCCGTTCGTGGCCTCCGGTGACGTGCTCAAGGTGCCGGGGTTCCGCGCCATCTACCCGTTTGGCCTCAAGCGAGACGAGCAGCTCCCGGCCCTTGCCGAGGGTGACGTCGTGGACGTTCGCGACCTCTCGCTTGACGCGAAGCAGACCGAGCCGCCCGCTCGCTACAGCCAGGGCAAGCTCATCCAGGAGATGGAGAAGCGAGGCCTGGGCACGAAGTCCACGCGCGCGAGCATCATCGAGCGTCTCTACACCGTGAAGTACCTCAAGAACGATCCCGTTGAGCCCAGCCAGCTCGGCATGGCCATCATCGACGCCCTGCACACGTATGCGCCGCGCATCACGACGCCGGACATGACGAGCGAGCTCGAGCAGGACATGACGAAGGTCGCCGAGGGCACCGATACGCAGGACCAGGTGGTCCACCACTCCCGCGCGCTGCTCGCCGGCATGCTCGACGCGCTCATCGAGCACAAGGACGACCTGGGTGAGGCCATCGCCGACGCCGTCACGGCGGACGCCCGCGTGGGCACCTGCCCCAAGTGCGGCCGCGACCTCGTCGTGAAGTCGAGCGCCAAGACCCGCGGCAGCTTCGTGGGATGCATGGGCTGGCCCGACTGCGACGTCACCTACCCGCTCCCGAGCGGCGTGCGCTACGAGGCCATCGAGGGCGAGGCGGGCGTGTGCCCCGAGTGCGGCGCCCCACGCATCAAGTGCAAGCCGTTCCGCGCCAAGGCCTACGAGATCTGCGTGAACCCCAAGTGTCCCACCAACTACGAGCCCGACCTCAAGGTGGGCGAGTGCAAGGTCTGCGCCGAGGCTGGCCGCCACGGTGACCTCATCGCCCACAAGTCCGAGCGCTCCGGCAAGCGCTTCATCCGCTGCACGAACTACGACGAGTGCGGCGTGAGCTATCCGCTGCCCGCGCGCGGCAAGCTCACGGCCACCGACGAGACGTGCCCCGAGTGCGGCGCCCCCATGATTATCGTGGAGACGGCCCGCGGCCCGTGGAAGAAGTGCGTGAACATGGACTGCCCCACCAACGAGCGCAAGACGCCCGCTCGTGGGCGCGCCGCCGCGGGCAAGGCCTCGGGCGCCAAGAAGGCCGCCACGAAGAAGGCCACTGCCAAGAAGTCTGCGGCCAAGAAGACGACTGCCAAGCGCTCGAGCTCGAAGAAGAACTCGAGCGAGGCCGGCGAGTAG
- a CDS encoding tetratricopeptide repeat protein, with translation MASKAKKSDKEMGADEQSERTVNPASRRPLVLVAVVLVSIIMVGSILLPSLSAIVSGMKASSSSADGSDVASSDSAAATTSSYMDQLDSRYSATASSLESKLEANPDDAASLINLANTYLTWGDMARNYASTDDEQAHVTDLLQKAEGYYDTYLASNDAKAAHVNRALCQYYLGDTDGAIAALEQFCAGTADYAPAWANLGMIYEDAGETDKATDAYNKALEVDPDDTCGMKSFVTSKLQSITSSDAATDTTADAE, from the coding sequence ATGGCATCCAAGGCCAAGAAGAGCGACAAGGAAATGGGCGCGGACGAGCAGTCCGAGCGCACGGTCAACCCTGCGTCGCGCAGGCCGCTCGTGCTGGTGGCCGTCGTCCTCGTCTCCATCATCATGGTGGGCTCCATCCTGCTGCCGTCCCTGTCCGCGATCGTCTCGGGCATGAAGGCCTCCTCGAGCTCGGCGGACGGCTCCGATGTCGCCTCCTCCGATTCGGCTGCCGCCACGACGAGCTCCTACATGGACCAGCTCGACAGCCGCTACTCCGCCACGGCCAGCTCGCTCGAGAGCAAGCTCGAGGCAAACCCCGATGACGCCGCGTCGCTCATCAACCTCGCGAACACCTACCTCACCTGGGGCGACATGGCCCGCAACTATGCGAGCACCGATGACGAGCAGGCCCACGTGACCGACCTTCTCCAGAAGGCCGAGGGCTACTACGACACCTACCTTGCGAGCAATGACGCCAAAGCGGCGCACGTGAACCGCGCCCTGTGCCAGTACTACCTTGGTGACACCGACGGTGCCATCGCGGCGCTCGAGCAGTTCTGCGCGGGCACGGCGGACTACGCCCCCGCCTGGGCCAACCTTGGCATGATCTACGAGGATGCCGGCGAGACGGACAAGGCCACGGACGCCTACAACAAGGCGCTCGAGGTCGACCCGGACGACACGTGCGGCATGAAGAGCTTCGTCACCTCGAAGCTCCAGTCCATCACAAGCTCGGACGCTGCCACGGACACCACCGCGGACGCCGAGTAA
- a CDS encoding STAS domain-containing protein, translated as MDLSIKTTTDAGASTVTVTGEVDVSNANELREALDAVLGQTPAGISVDLAQVAYIDSTGIGVLVGAATRSADAGVTFAVTNPQPNVRRVLGLLGVEGQLNISD; from the coding sequence ATGGACCTTTCCATCAAGACGACCACCGATGCCGGCGCGTCCACCGTGACCGTTACGGGTGAGGTTGACGTCTCGAACGCCAACGAGCTCCGCGAGGCGCTCGACGCCGTCCTCGGCCAGACGCCTGCCGGCATTTCCGTCGACCTGGCCCAAGTGGCCTACATCGACTCGACGGGCATCGGCGTGCTTGTGGGTGCCGCCACGCGCAGCGCAGACGCCGGCGTGACGTTTGCCGTGACCAACCCCCAGCCCAACGTGAGGCGCGTGCTTGGCCTTCTGGGCGTCGAGGGACAGCTCAACATCAGCGACTAG
- the nhaA gene encoding Na+/H+ antiporter NhaA, whose protein sequence is MTQTPESIIDEEIIGIDAVARRIEKRDSIHEITSNGTIAAAVMVLAAILAVIVANTPAYEAVHHFFETGVTLGIGSWSATLTLEQFVNDFLMAIFFLLVGIELKYEMTVGQLRRPRQAALPMLAAVGGVAVPSIIYMLLNLGANGAPHGWAVPMATDIAFALGIMSLLGDRVAPATKVFFSTLAIADDILAIIVIAVFYGQTPSVPWLAASLGCVVVLTALHRCHCYSSRWYIAAGLVLWVCMFNSGIHATLAGVILALFLPARSDIQLDSLRGWLGDKAVVLDDAYDEGSHVLGQHDFTVVAEGVERVMHRVTPPLQRVEHAISVLVNFLILPLFAFVNAQVCLVGADPAAIVADPVTRGVFLGAFLGKPIGIIGVTFVLVKIGFAKLPRGVDWRQIIGVGLMGGLGFTMSILIAGLAFSVESEVLAAKCAILACSVASAIVGSVFILAATHGSKHVDGASEA, encoded by the coding sequence ATGACCCAGACCCCTGAGTCCATCATCGACGAGGAGATCATCGGCATCGATGCGGTTGCGCGTCGCATCGAGAAGCGCGACTCGATCCATGAGATCACCTCGAACGGAACGATCGCGGCGGCCGTGATGGTGCTCGCGGCCATCCTCGCCGTCATCGTGGCCAACACGCCCGCCTACGAGGCGGTCCATCACTTCTTCGAGACCGGCGTGACGCTCGGCATCGGCTCGTGGTCTGCGACGCTCACGCTCGAGCAGTTCGTGAACGACTTCCTCATGGCCATCTTCTTTCTGCTCGTGGGCATCGAGCTCAAGTACGAGATGACGGTGGGCCAGCTGAGGCGCCCGCGCCAGGCCGCGCTGCCCATGCTCGCGGCCGTGGGCGGCGTCGCGGTCCCCTCCATCATCTACATGCTGCTGAATCTCGGTGCGAACGGCGCCCCGCACGGCTGGGCCGTTCCCATGGCAACCGACATCGCCTTCGCGCTCGGCATCATGTCGCTGCTCGGCGACCGCGTGGCGCCCGCCACGAAGGTGTTCTTCTCCACGCTGGCCATCGCCGACGACATCCTCGCCATCATCGTGATCGCGGTGTTCTACGGCCAGACGCCGTCCGTCCCGTGGCTCGCCGCCTCGCTGGGTTGCGTCGTGGTGCTCACGGCGCTGCACCGCTGCCACTGCTACTCATCGCGCTGGTACATCGCGGCGGGCCTCGTGCTGTGGGTGTGCATGTTCAACTCCGGCATCCACGCCACGCTCGCCGGCGTCATCCTTGCGCTGTTCCTGCCGGCCCGCTCCGACATCCAGCTTGACTCGCTGCGCGGATGGCTGGGCGACAAGGCCGTCGTGCTTGACGACGCCTATGACGAGGGGTCCCACGTGCTCGGCCAGCACGACTTCACGGTGGTGGCCGAGGGCGTCGAGCGCGTCATGCACCGCGTGACCCCGCCGCTGCAGCGCGTGGAGCATGCCATCTCGGTGCTCGTGAACTTCCTCATCCTGCCGCTGTTCGCCTTCGTGAACGCGCAGGTCTGCCTCGTGGGGGCCGACCCCGCGGCCATCGTCGCCGACCCGGTGACGCGCGGCGTGTTCTTGGGTGCGTTTCTCGGCAAGCCCATCGGCATCATCGGCGTGACGTTCGTGCTCGTGAAGATCGGCTTTGCCAAGCTGCCGCGCGGCGTTGACTGGAGGCAGATCATCGGCGTGGGCCTCATGGGCGGCCTGGGCTTCACGATGTCCATCCTCATCGCGGGCCTCGCGTTCAGCGTCGAGAGCGAGGTGCTGGCTGCCAAGTGCGCCATCCTCGCGTGCTCGGTGGCGAGTGCCATCGTGGGCAGCGTGTTCATCCTCGCGGCAACGCACGGGTCCAAGCACGTGGACGGAGCTTCGGAAGCATAA
- a CDS encoding twin-arginine translocase TatA/TatE family subunit, which produces MFGIGDQELVLIILFAFLLFGPDKLPGMGRTIGRALRQFRTASEGVTKVVQSEIIDPIQNAADTSAGKAAAKAQEEDADLTEEEVAAAKPAETFAERRARLAAEKAAAEKGKDAEQGAQPAADPDSDEDAGAEPQATPEPEADPEPAPTSVAALYGLDDEDDDDEEDA; this is translated from the coding sequence GTGTTCGGCATCGGAGACCAAGAGCTCGTACTCATCATCCTGTTCGCGTTCCTGCTGTTTGGCCCGGACAAGCTCCCGGGCATGGGGCGCACCATCGGCCGTGCGCTGCGCCAGTTCCGCACGGCGTCCGAGGGCGTGACCAAGGTCGTTCAGTCAGAGATCATCGACCCCATCCAGAATGCCGCGGACACCTCCGCCGGCAAGGCCGCGGCCAAGGCCCAGGAGGAGGACGCCGACCTCACGGAGGAGGAGGTGGCCGCCGCCAAGCCCGCCGAGACGTTCGCCGAGCGCCGTGCCCGCCTCGCCGCCGAGAAGGCCGCGGCCGAGAAGGGCAAGGACGCCGAGCAGGGCGCTCAGCCTGCCGCCGACCCGGACTCGGACGAGGACGCCGGCGCCGAGCCCCAGGCCACCCCTGAGCCCGAGGCCGATCCCGAGCCTGCCCCCACCTCCGTGGCCGCCCTGTACGGCCTCGATGACGAAGATGACGATGACGAGGAGGACGCGTAA
- a CDS encoding aminotransferase class I/II-fold pyridoxal phosphate-dependent enzyme: MANAYESMTTEELDAAIAQLEADVERLRAKGLSLDMARGKPSPEQVDLSRPMLDALASTSDLTDGGVDAANYGCPDGLPSARALMADILDVDVANVVLGGSSSLNIMSDVVLHGWVKGVRGCEPQVLQAQRGPLKFLCPSPGYDRHFAVSANAGFENVPVAMGPDGPDMDEVRRLVEGDPAVKGIWCVPKYSNPTGITYSDETVRRMAALKPAAPDFRIFWDNAYVVHDLTDTPDELLEVFGAVAEAGNDDLVYEFASTSKVTFPGSGIAAVAASAADADDLRAWFGIERVCCDKITQLAHARWLPNAAAVRAHMAEQARVLRPRFELVERKLTEGLGELGCATWSHPKGGYFVSFDGPEGSAKAIVSLAAELGVKMTGAGATWPYGCDPRDTNIRIAPSYPTLDDLSAALDVFVACVRLVSARLARAKRA, encoded by the coding sequence ATGGCAAACGCCTACGAGAGCATGACCACCGAGGAGCTTGACGCTGCGATCGCGCAGCTCGAGGCCGATGTCGAGAGGCTCAGGGCCAAGGGCCTGTCGCTGGACATGGCGAGGGGCAAGCCCTCTCCCGAGCAGGTTGACCTCTCCCGCCCGATGCTCGACGCCCTCGCGTCGACCTCGGACCTCACGGACGGCGGTGTTGACGCGGCCAACTACGGCTGTCCCGACGGCCTGCCCTCGGCCCGCGCCCTCATGGCGGACATCCTTGACGTGGACGTCGCCAACGTGGTTCTCGGGGGATCGTCGAGCCTGAACATCATGAGCGACGTCGTGCTGCACGGCTGGGTCAAGGGCGTGCGCGGCTGTGAGCCCCAGGTGCTGCAGGCGCAGCGTGGCCCGCTCAAGTTCCTGTGCCCCAGCCCCGGCTATGACCGTCACTTTGCGGTCTCGGCCAACGCCGGCTTCGAGAACGTTCCCGTTGCCATGGGCCCGGACGGCCCCGACATGGACGAGGTCCGCCGCCTCGTCGAGGGCGACCCGGCCGTCAAGGGCATCTGGTGCGTGCCCAAGTACTCCAACCCCACGGGCATCACCTACTCTGACGAGACCGTGCGCCGCATGGCCGCGCTCAAGCCCGCGGCGCCCGACTTCCGCATCTTCTGGGACAACGCCTATGTCGTCCACGACCTCACCGACACGCCCGACGAGCTGCTGGAGGTCTTTGGCGCCGTGGCCGAGGCGGGCAACGACGACCTCGTCTACGAGTTCGCCTCCACGAGCAAGGTGACGTTCCCGGGCAGCGGCATCGCCGCCGTGGCCGCAAGCGCGGCAGACGCCGATGACCTGCGTGCCTGGTTTGGCATCGAGCGCGTCTGCTGCGACAAGATCACGCAGCTCGCCCATGCCCGCTGGCTGCCCAACGCCGCCGCGGTGCGCGCGCACATGGCCGAGCAGGCCCGCGTGCTGCGCCCGCGCTTCGAGCTCGTGGAGAGGAAGCTCACCGAGGGTCTCGGCGAGCTGGGATGTGCCACGTGGTCTCACCCCAAGGGTGGCTACTTTGTCTCGTTCGACGGGCCGGAGGGCTCGGCGAAGGCCATCGTGTCGCTTGCCGCCGAGCTTGGCGTCAAGATGACGGGCGCCGGCGCCACGTGGCCGTATGGCTGTGACCCGCGTGACACGAACATTCGCATCGCGCCGTCCTATCCCACGCTCGACGACCTCTCCGCCGCGCTCGACGTGTTCGTCGCCTGCGTGCGGCTCGTCTCGGCTCGTCTCGCCCGCGCGAAGAGGGCGTGA
- a CDS encoding manganese-dependent inorganic pyrophosphatase, with protein sequence MSTVYVFGHKNPDNDAIMSAVVLSQLLNQVNYDGNEYKACALGALPAESAKLLAEAGVAEPEQIESVEAGQLVVLTDHNESAQSVEGLKGAVVAGVVDHHRIGDFETAAPLHYICLPWGSSCTIVAKLFEVLGQQPTDVQAKLLLSAMMTDTLMLKSPTTTDVDRAMAAKLGQQVGVDPVKFGMEVFLSRPSGSFTAAEMVGNDIKMFEPAGNKLLIGQYETVDKTRALGMIDEIREAMRAYAADKGADGIVLCVTDIMEEGSQVLFEGDTELAQKGLGIADEHDGVWMPGVLSRKKQVAAPILAAAE encoded by the coding sequence AGGTGAACTACGACGGCAACGAGTACAAGGCCTGCGCCCTGGGCGCCCTGCCCGCCGAGTCCGCCAAGCTCCTCGCCGAGGCCGGCGTCGCCGAGCCCGAGCAAATCGAGAGCGTCGAGGCGGGCCAGCTCGTCGTGCTGACCGACCACAACGAGTCCGCGCAGTCCGTCGAGGGCCTCAAGGGCGCCGTCGTGGCCGGCGTCGTTGACCACCACCGCATCGGTGACTTCGAGACGGCCGCCCCGCTGCACTACATCTGCCTGCCCTGGGGCTCCAGCTGCACCATCGTCGCCAAGCTGTTCGAGGTCCTCGGCCAGCAGCCTACCGACGTCCAGGCGAAGCTGCTGCTCTCTGCAATGATGACCGACACGCTCATGCTCAAGAGCCCCACGACCACCGACGTCGACCGTGCCATGGCCGCCAAGCTTGGCCAGCAGGTGGGCGTCGACCCCGTCAAGTTCGGCATGGAGGTCTTCCTCAGCCGCCCGTCCGGCTCCTTCACGGCCGCCGAGATGGTGGGCAACGACATCAAGATGTTCGAGCCCGCCGGCAACAAGCTGCTCATCGGCCAGTACGAGACGGTCGACAAGACCCGCGCCCTCGGCATGATCGACGAGATCCGCGAGGCCATGCGCGCCTACGCCGCCGACAAGGGCGCCGACGGCATCGTCCTGTGCGTCACCGACATCATGGAGGAGGGCTCCCAGGTCCTGTTCGAGGGCGACACCGAGCTTGCCCAGAAGGGCCTCGGCATCGCCGACGAGCACGACGGCGTGTGGATGCCCGGCGTCCTCTCCCGCAAGAAGCAGGTCGCCGCGCCGATCCTGGCCGCCGCGGAGTAG